In one Salipiger abyssi genomic region, the following are encoded:
- a CDS encoding ArgE/DapE family deacylase, with protein MSLSPELTQKILAEVAAGFEEQIAFTEALGRYPSLRGQEHTAQDFLHDALKTRGYAMDRWAIDVDEIRHHPGFSPVTVDYSNAINVVGTLRPREETGRSLVLNGHIDVVPTGPLEMWSAPPFEPHRDGDWLYGRGVADMKAGIAANVFAVDALARLGYRPAATLYQQSVVEEECTGNGALAALLRGYRADAAIIPEPVDDKLVRANTGVLWFRVRVQGVPVHVREAGSGANAIEAAYELIRGLRELEAAWNARKTDHRYFEELDHPINFNVGKIAGGDWASSVPAWCEFDCRIALYPGEKPAEAAREIEDHLRQVSESISFLANNPPEIVFNGFFAEGYVLEEGSEAEGTLARAHLSSYSAPMQSFVSPAYLDGRVFVIYGDTPCMVYGPVSEAIHGFDERVSLSSVKRITGTIALFIAEWCGLEEI; from the coding sequence ATGAGCCTGTCGCCGGAGCTGACGCAGAAGATTCTCGCCGAGGTCGCGGCCGGCTTCGAGGAACAGATCGCCTTTACCGAGGCGCTCGGCCGCTATCCCAGCCTGCGCGGGCAGGAGCACACCGCGCAGGATTTCCTGCATGACGCGCTGAAGACGCGCGGCTACGCCATGGACCGCTGGGCCATCGACGTGGACGAGATCAGGCACCATCCCGGCTTTTCTCCGGTGACGGTCGATTATTCCAACGCCATCAATGTCGTCGGCACCCTGCGCCCGCGCGAAGAGACGGGGCGCAGCCTCGTGCTCAACGGCCATATCGACGTGGTGCCCACCGGCCCGCTGGAGATGTGGAGCGCGCCGCCCTTCGAGCCGCACCGCGACGGCGACTGGCTCTATGGGCGCGGCGTCGCCGACATGAAGGCCGGGATTGCCGCGAATGTCTTTGCCGTGGACGCGCTGGCCCGGCTCGGCTACCGCCCGGCGGCCACGCTCTACCAGCAATCGGTGGTCGAGGAGGAATGCACCGGCAACGGCGCGCTGGCGGCGCTGCTGCGCGGCTACAGGGCCGATGCGGCGATCATCCCCGAACCGGTGGATGACAAGCTGGTGCGCGCCAATACCGGCGTGCTGTGGTTCCGCGTGCGGGTGCAGGGCGTGCCCGTGCATGTGCGCGAGGCGGGCTCCGGCGCCAATGCCATCGAGGCCGCCTATGAGCTGATCCGGGGCCTGCGCGAACTGGAGGCCGCCTGGAACGCCCGCAAGACCGATCACCGCTATTTCGAAGAGCTCGACCACCCGATCAACTTCAATGTCGGCAAGATCGCGGGCGGAGACTGGGCCTCGTCGGTGCCGGCCTGGTGCGAATTCGACTGCCGCATCGCGCTCTATCCCGGCGAGAAACCCGCCGAGGCCGCGCGCGAGATCGAGGACCATCTGCGCCAAGTCTCCGAGAGTATCTCCTTCCTGGCCAACAACCCGCCCGAAATCGTCTTCAACGGCTTTTTCGCCGAGGGCTACGTGCTGGAGGAAGGCTCCGAGGCGGAAGGCACGCTCGCCCGCGCGCATCTGTCGAGCTACAGCGCGCCGATGCAGAGCTTTGTCAGCCCCGCCTATCTCGACGGGCGGGTCTTTGTGATCTACGGCGACACGCCCTGCATGGTCTATGGCCCCGTCTCCGAGGCGATCCACGGCTTTGACGAACGGGTCAGCCTGTCCTCCGTGAAACGAATAACCGGCACCATCGCGCTATTCATCGCAGAATGGTGCGGATTGGAGGAAATATGA
- a CDS encoding aspartate aminotransferase family protein gives MNQRPNSLHASDIAHSMHPYTNMRLHEEKGPMIMTKGDGARVYDSDGKEYIEALAGLWSVAVGFSETRLADVAYEQLKKLPYYHTFAHKAHEPSIRLAEKLVEMTPEGLNRVFFTNSGSEANDTVIKMAWFLNNGLGRPEKKKFLARNKAYHGITIASGSLTGLPANHKDFDLPAIPVTHLTTPHYWKFANEGESEAEFTARLLKELEDTILAEGPETIAGFIGEPVMGAGGVMTPPEGYWPGVAEICAKYDILLVADEVINGFGRTGARFGCERYGFTPDILVTSKQLTSSYMPLAAIVVNDKVYNAIADNTAKLGTFGHGFTGSGHPVACAVGLENLKIIEEKDLMGNAARLEPMFQEGLRKFADHPLVGEVRGIGLIAGVEMAKDREKRQSFEPAGMMAAKVTALCAEEGLIVRSVYETVAFCPPLIVTEEDIEQILARFGRALDRALDWAKEEGLL, from the coding sequence ATGAACCAGCGTCCGAATTCGCTTCACGCCTCCGACATCGCCCATTCGATGCACCCCTACACCAATATGCGCCTGCATGAGGAAAAGGGTCCGATGATCATGACCAAGGGCGACGGTGCCCGGGTCTATGACAGCGACGGCAAGGAATATATCGAGGCGCTGGCGGGGCTGTGGTCGGTGGCCGTGGGCTTCTCGGAAACCCGTCTCGCCGATGTCGCATACGAGCAGCTCAAGAAGCTGCCCTATTACCACACCTTCGCGCACAAGGCGCATGAGCCGTCGATCCGCCTGGCCGAAAAGCTGGTCGAGATGACGCCCGAGGGGCTGAACCGGGTGTTCTTCACCAATTCCGGCTCCGAGGCGAACGACACGGTCATCAAGATGGCCTGGTTCCTCAACAACGGCCTTGGCCGCCCGGAGAAGAAGAAATTCCTCGCCCGCAACAAGGCCTATCACGGCATCACCATCGCGTCCGGCTCGCTCACCGGACTGCCGGCGAACCACAAGGATTTCGACCTGCCGGCGATCCCGGTCACCCACCTGACCACGCCGCATTACTGGAAATTCGCCAATGAGGGCGAGAGCGAGGCCGAATTCACCGCCCGCCTGCTGAAAGAGCTCGAAGACACCATCCTCGCCGAAGGCCCCGAGACCATCGCCGGTTTCATCGGCGAGCCCGTCATGGGCGCCGGCGGCGTGATGACCCCGCCCGAAGGCTACTGGCCGGGCGTTGCCGAGATCTGCGCGAAATACGACATCCTGCTGGTGGCCGACGAGGTGATCAACGGGTTCGGTCGCACCGGCGCGCGCTTCGGCTGCGAGCGCTACGGCTTTACCCCCGACATTCTGGTGACCTCGAAACAGCTCACCTCCTCCTACATGCCGCTCGCCGCCATCGTGGTGAACGACAAGGTCTATAACGCCATCGCCGACAACACCGCCAAGCTCGGCACCTTCGGCCATGGCTTCACCGGCTCCGGCCACCCGGTCGCCTGTGCCGTGGGTCTCGAGAACCTCAAGATCATCGAAGAGAAAGACCTGATGGGCAACGCGGCGCGTCTGGAGCCGATGTTCCAGGAGGGGCTGCGCAAATTCGCCGATCACCCGCTGGTGGGCGAGGTGCGCGGCATCGGCCTGATCGCGGGCGTGGAAATGGCCAAGGACCGCGAAAAGCGCCAGTCCTTCGAACCGGCGGGCATGATGGCGGCCAAGGTCACCGCGCTCTGCGCCGAGGAAGGGCTGATCGTGCGCTCGGTCTACGAGACCGTGGCCTTCTGCCCGCCGCTGATCGTGACCGAAGAGGATATCGAGCAGATCCTCGCCCGCTTCGGCCGCGCGCTCGACCGGGCGCTGGACTGGGCCAAGGAAGAAGGCCTGCTCTGA
- a CDS encoding calcium-binding protein, producing MNDDSIYFGRHVSVVPISEDGLIGDPFDPTDGYTDFITNGGVFELPDGTSVTLRYANTSSALIPANSGLLMQHADADGMPLGEESDLSDLLGPGSSIGARLDESGNIAILQASRDNVLTEITFSPDGSLVSREQLYSQQDTSEILEFSEPQLEQVSPDGGGARLNLTPEDDGYDISVLSLDDDGMQDGVPLSFGSREAAIRYETALGDDGTVWMRFADRTIEDGRSVYSWENGAFRIITPRDLSDEDDFEFLSAPEAVDGGAGDDVIMGSDGLDRLLGGEGADVLVGGAGDDLMHGGAGNDVLMGGEGDADTAFYRANWADYSVSADGDRLWITGTGDAAIDGEDRLTGVERLVFTDLAVSVEDFLAHYGDSFAGTEGDDLFTGNAGANRLEGLGGNDTLNGGDGPDTLLGGDGGDLLTGGESSSDLRDEIHGGAGNDMLIAGYGNDFAVGDDGNDTIEGGFGADTLAGGSGADVVTGGALSDMLLGGEGDDFLNGGYGFDRLNGGAGADRFFHLGTSPHGTDWLQDYDSSEDDVLIWGGGAVSADDFLVQFAETPGAGQAGVEEAFVTHVPSGLVVWALVDGADLDSITVLSAGESFDIM from the coding sequence GTGAATGATGACAGCATCTACTTTGGCCGTCATGTGTCCGTCGTGCCAATTTCCGAAGACGGCCTGATCGGCGATCCATTCGACCCAACCGACGGATACACGGATTTCATCACTAACGGTGGTGTTTTCGAGCTACCGGATGGAACCAGCGTTACGCTGAGATATGCGAACACATCGTCTGCCTTGATCCCCGCCAATAGTGGCTTGCTGATGCAACATGCGGACGCCGACGGCATGCCTCTGGGCGAGGAATCCGACCTGAGCGATCTTCTGGGACCGGGAAGCAGCATTGGCGCGCGCCTCGACGAATCGGGCAACATCGCCATCCTCCAGGCCAGCCGTGACAACGTCTTGACAGAGATCACGTTCTCGCCGGATGGCAGCCTGGTTTCGCGCGAGCAGCTTTACAGCCAGCAGGACACGTCCGAAATCCTGGAATTCTCAGAGCCCCAGCTCGAGCAGGTTTCGCCAGACGGTGGTGGCGCAAGGCTGAATCTGACACCGGAGGATGACGGGTACGACATCTCGGTCCTCAGTTTGGACGATGACGGGATGCAGGACGGTGTGCCGCTGTCTTTCGGTTCACGCGAAGCGGCCATCCGGTACGAGACGGCACTTGGGGATGACGGGACGGTCTGGATGCGGTTCGCCGACCGCACGATCGAAGATGGACGCTCGGTCTATTCATGGGAAAATGGCGCATTCCGGATCATCACCCCCCGCGACCTTAGCGACGAAGACGACTTCGAATTCCTGAGCGCCCCGGAAGCCGTGGATGGCGGCGCCGGAGACGATGTGATCATGGGCAGCGATGGGCTTGACCGCTTGCTCGGCGGCGAGGGCGCCGACGTGCTGGTCGGGGGCGCCGGCGACGATCTGATGCATGGCGGTGCGGGCAATGATGTGCTAATGGGCGGTGAGGGCGATGCCGATACCGCCTTTTACCGCGCGAACTGGGCCGATTACAGCGTCAGCGCCGATGGCGATCGACTCTGGATCACCGGCACCGGCGATGCGGCGATCGATGGTGAGGACCGGTTGACAGGGGTTGAGCGGCTCGTCTTCACCGACCTCGCCGTGAGCGTGGAAGATTTCCTCGCCCACTATGGCGACAGTTTCGCGGGCACTGAGGGGGACGACCTCTTCACCGGCAACGCCGGCGCGAACCGCCTGGAAGGGCTGGGCGGAAACGATACGCTGAACGGCGGAGACGGTCCCGATACGCTTCTGGGCGGTGACGGCGGCGATCTGCTGACAGGCGGCGAGTCTTCCAGCGATCTGCGTGACGAGATCCACGGCGGCGCGGGCAACGACATGCTGATCGCGGGTTACGGGAACGATTTTGCGGTGGGCGACGATGGCAACGACACGATCGAAGGTGGCTTTGGTGCCGACACATTGGCCGGCGGCTCGGGCGCCGATGTGGTCACGGGCGGTGCGCTCAGTGACATGCTGCTGGGCGGAGAAGGCGACGACTTCCTGAATGGCGGTTATGGCTTTGACCGCCTGAACGGCGGCGCAGGTGCGGACAGGTTCTTCCATCTCGGCACATCTCCGCATGGCACGGACTGGCTACAGGACTACGACAGCTCAGAGGATGACGTTTTGATCTGGGGCGGCGGCGCCGTGTCCGCCGACGATTTCCTGGTGCAATTCGCCGAGACTCCCGGCGCAGGACAAGCGGGCGTTGAAGAGGCGTTCGTCACCCATGTCCCGAGCGGCCTGGTTGTCTGGGCACTTGTGGACGGTGCCGACCTCGATTCCATCACGGTTCTATCCGCAGGCGAAAGCTTCGACATCATGTAG